Proteins from one Tachyglossus aculeatus isolate mTacAcu1 chromosome 23, mTacAcu1.pri, whole genome shotgun sequence genomic window:
- the LOC119944738 gene encoding carnitine O-palmitoyltransferase 2, mitochondrial-like, which translates to MARWWPWGGGWRLGPKWESLARPEAKGRCPAGWSRHYWRSAEHGEALTLAASTWDRDHHYVHRSLIPTLHFQQSLPRLPIPHLEDTIRRYMAAQKPLLDDEEYRYTEKIAMNFEKGIGKQLQKNLVELDKRNSHTSYISEPWFDMYLSARDPIVLNFNPFIILKRDPQESYNNQIVRATNLIVSATKFRNSLLSNFLEPDIYYVNPKWSKSKTLKRFLRFLPTSMSWYGAYLANAFPLDMSQYTHLFNSSRVPKQNRDQLFSDQGARHLLVMRKGHFYIFDILDPIGNILHPYEIRAHLISIMQDGVQVPDYPLGYLTTENRNTWAVIREQLLEAGNEESLNKIDSAIFCLCLDDISIQNNTELSHCMLHGYGYNRWFDKSFSLIITSDGSAGINFEHSWGDGVAVLRFINEVYRDSTRHPSIVPQSRSPTLGSPNVERLEFNLNHSIRSAVDAARQKFEEKKDAMSVRGLQYRKFGRKYVIEQRMSPDAIFQLACQVAVFRLYGKTVASYEACSTAGFKRGRTETIRPTSIYTKRCAQAFINGRRKYSVQELRQLIENSSKYHKFLQMEASLGRGFDRHLFALRYLAESRGEPMPEFFLDSAYQKINYNIISTSTLSSSAIFLGGFGPVVPDGFGIGYTISESWIGCNIISYLERDAGEFLECLEGSLNDFFDVFEGKPLV; encoded by the exons ATGGCTCGGTGGTGGCCGTGGGGTGGAGGCTGGCGGCTAGGACCCAAGTGGGAATCGCTGGCCCGGCCTGAGGCGAAAGGGAGATGTCCAGCCGGGTGGTCCCGCCATTACTGGCGCTCGGCCGAGCACGGGGAGGCCCTCACGCTGGCGGCCTCCACCTGGGATCGGGATCACCACTACGTCCACCGGAGCCTCATCCCGACCCTGCACTTCCAGCAGAGCCTGCCCAG ATTGCCAATTCCCCACCTGGAAGATACCATCAGGAGGTATATGGCTGCTCAGAAACCCTTGCTGGATGATGAAGAGTACAG ATACACTGAAAAAATTGCAATGAATTTTGAAAAAGGAATTGGAAAACAACTACAGAAAAATCTCGTTGAGCTTGATAAAAGAAATTCCCATACAAGTTACATCTCAG AGCCATGGTTCGATATGTATCTTTCTGCCAGAGACCCCATCGTTTTAAATTTTAATCCTTTCATTATCTTAAAACGAGATCCCCAAGAATCATACAATAACCAGATCGTGAGAGCAACCAACCTGATTGTTTCAGCCACAAAATTTCGAAATTCTCTGCTGAGTAATTTCTTAGAACCCGATATCTATTATGTCAACCCAAAATGGAGCAAGAGTAAAACCTTAAAAAGGTTTCTCCGCTTCCTTCCAACTTCCATGTCTTGGTACGGAGCCTATCTCGCAAATGCTTTTCCTTTAGACATGTCACAGTACACTCACCTTTTCAACAGCTCAAGAGTTCCCAAACAGAACAGAGACCAACTCTTCTCTGATCAAGGTGCTCGACATTTGTTAGTCATGAGGAAAGGGCATTTCTACATTTTCGATATATTGGACCCAATTGGGAATATCCTACATCCATACGAAATCCGGGCTCACCTAATTAGCATCATGCAAGATGGGGTTCAGGTCCCCGACTATCCTCTCGGTTACCTGACCACCGAAAATCGAAACACCTGGGCAGTGATCAGAGAACAACTCCTGGAAGCTGGAAATGAAGAAAGCTTGAACAAAATAGACAGCGCAATATTTTGTTTATGCTTAGATGATATTTCAATCCAGAACAACACTGAACTGTCCCATTGCATGCTTCATGGCTATGGCTATAACCGTTGGTTTGATAAATCATTTAGCCTAATCATCACTAGTGACGGCTCAGCGGGCATAAATTTTGAGCATTCTTGGGGCGACGGTGTTGCAGTCCTGCGGTTTATTAACGAAGTGTACAGAGATAGTACAAGGCACCCGTCTATTGTACCCCAAAGTCGTTCCCCGACTCTAGGCTCCCCAAATGTAGAAAGACTGGAATTCAACTTGAACCACTCGATTCGGTCGGCTGTGGATGCCGCCCGGCAAAAATTTGAGGAGAAAAAGGACGCGATGTCTGTGAGAGGATTGCAGTATCGAAAGTTTGGAAGGAAATATGTAATTGAACAAAGAATGAGTCCCGATGCCATATTTCAACTTGCATGTCAGGTGGCGGTTTTTCGCCTTTACGGGAAAACTGTGGCCTCTTACGAGGCATGTAGCACGGCTGGCTTCAAACGCGGTCGTACAGAAACAATACGGCCGACATCCATCTACACCAAACGCTGTGCCCAGGCCTTCATTAATGGACGAAGGAAGTACAGTGTGCAGGAACTGAGACAGCTGATTGAAAACTCTTCGAAGTATCACAAGTTTTTACAAATGGAAGCTTCATTAG GTAGAGGATTTGATCGCCATCTGTTTGCATTGAGATATCTAGCGGAATCCAGAGGTGAACCTATGCCTGAATTTTTCCTGGACTCAGCCTATCAAAAAATCAACTATAATATCATTTCAACTAGTACTTTAAGcagttctgccatttttctgGGTGGATTTGGGCCAGTTGTGCCGGATGGATTTGGTATTGGCTATACTATAAGTGAGTCTTGGATAGGATGCAACATTATCAGTTATTTAGAAAGAGATGCAGGTGAGTTTTTGGAATGTCTTGAGGGTAGTTTGAATGATTTTTTTGATGTTTTTGAGGGAAAACCACTTGTGTAG